The DNA sequence actactaaaaaatatttaaaatttaatattatgaagaaaaaataaaaaatttatataaagactaatttgattataaataactttttgacATGTAAGTGACATGTGGCGTATTAAGTATCACTGATTTGACATGTCAatcaatcatcttgtgacacatGACATTAACTTACCATATTATCATGGAATGCGACACTTAATATGACACGTCATCATCTAACTAACAGAAAGACTAATTTAACTTacgtttttatttttcaatgattaatatgattaaaaaaattatttttgaattaatttaaaaaaataagtgatTTTTTCAGAAATAAGTTTGACTATTAAcccattaaatttttatcttctaATGAGCACTTAAAAAATTCAATTAGTAATTTTTATAACCCTAATACTGAAAGCATACTCCAAATTTTGGCTAAACCATCAAAATAGTTAGAGTAacggatatttttgtttttgatctttttttggatattttcgtTCTCAAATAACAGAAAATACATTAAAGTTTCTGACCCCTGAAAAACGTTGATATTTATGTCCTTTCGTTGAATGCAGCCGTTTGCACTGGACGAAAAAGACTGAGCTGATAGAAGTGGCGATGAGGTGGCACGTAACGGAGGCAAGGTGGCATGGAACTTTTCGTAACAGGACATATAAGTCCCTGGAGACGAAAACGACGCCGTTACGTCTCCTCCCCCAATCTTTCAAATTCGTCTTCTCCAATCCCTCGTCTGCACAGAAATGACGAAATTCTTTTCGAGAGACCATACCTGACTTATTCTGAATCAATTCACTCTtatcgaaaaatattttttcgaTCAACAGCATTCAAATGTCCAATAGACCAATCTTAtgtaatttttcttcttattGTTTCTACttaatattttctatttaattatttaaaatcaaattcaatttttttttctcaaacttttatggaatagaaaaaaaaaacacgagTCAACCTAACGGTCATAACTAGCCCTAACGCCATTCTAACGAATCAAACAACCCTTGgccaaaatatatattttctcgAATCCTTTTCAGTTTTCTTTACACGGCATGCATTGGTACATTCACTCTTCAACTTTTGAATTCAATGGGAaagaacaaaaaagttatgccAGACACAGTAATAAGCGTAGAATACAAAGTCTCAATGTATTGTAACGCTTGTGAGAGAACCGTTGCAAAAGCCATTTCCAAGTGTAAAGGTACTTAATCAGTTAATCttcacttttctttttccttcatttttgtaataataataataataataataataataataataattaataataataatgataattattattattattatgctgtGTGGCATTGATTTTGTTATAGGAGTGGAAAAGTTCGTGACAGATATGAACGAACACCGTGTGGTGGTAACAGGTCGCATTGATCCAAATAAAGttttgaagaagataaagaaaaagagtggCAAGAAAGTGGAGATTGTGGAAAACAGGGATGAGGATTCAAATGATGGATTCAATAATGAACGTGATAGCATTGTTTTGGTGCCACCTTATTATGTGTTTGAAAAATATTGCGGCATTAGCACTGAAACTTTGATGATGTTCAATGATGAAAACCCTAATGCATGTGCACTAATGTAGA is a window from the Arachis hypogaea cultivar Tifrunner chromosome 1, arahy.Tifrunner.gnm2.J5K5, whole genome shotgun sequence genome containing:
- the LOC112704960 gene encoding heavy metal-associated isoprenylated plant protein 19-like, with amino-acid sequence MGKNKKVMPDTVISVEYKVSMYCNACERTVAKAISKCKGVEKFVTDMNEHRVVVTGRIDPNKVLKKIKKKSGKKVEIVENRDEDSNDGFNNERDSIVLVPPYYVFEKYCGISTETLMMFNDENPNACALM